The segment GCCCACAAGCATGAACAGGACGGCTGTCAGAAGCCCGGAAAACCCGACACGAATCTCGAACCCAGTGGTCTTGCCTTGCTGCTTTTTGGATTTTTGCGATTTGGTCATGGTCCTCAATTCTACCGACACGGAAAAAAACAATCTTCCGCCGCCGGACTCACATGGTTTCCGGGGCCTGGACCCCGAGCAGGTCCAGCCCGTTTCGCAACACCGCGCGCACGGCCGTCAGAAGGCCCAGGCGGGCTTGGACCAACTCTTCGTCCTCACCCGAAAGAATATGATGGACCGTGTAGTAACGATGAAGCAATCCAGCCAGGCCCTGGAGGTAATAGGCCACGTGATGCGGGCTCAGGCCCGTGGCCGCCTGGACAAGGGCGTCCTCGAAGCGATCCATTTGCTTGAGCAGGGCTAAATCCTCGTCCGTGCCCAGCCTGGACAAGACCGAATCAGGCAAAGCTTCGAGCGTGGGCCTTCGCTCCCCGGCCTTGGCCAGCAAGGAACAAATTCTGGCGTACGCATACTGCACGTAATAGACGGGGTTGTCCATGGACTGTTCCTTGACCTTGTCCAGGTCAAAGTCCAGATGGCTGTCGCTCCGCCGGGACAGAAAGATGAAACGGGCCGCGTCAACACCCACCTCGGCGCAGACGTCGGCAAGGGTCTCGAACTCGCCTGAACGGGTGGACATGGCCACCTGCTCTCCGCCCCGCAAGAGGTTGACCAGCTGAACCAAGATCACGCCCAGGCTCTCGGGCGAGCGGCCCAAAGCCTGCATGGCCGCCTTCATCCTCGGCACGTAGCCGTGGTGGTCGGCCCCCCAGATGTCGACCATGAAATCGAACCCCCGGTCCACCTTGTCGGCGTGATAGGCGATGTCCGAGGCGAAATAGGTCAGGCTGCCATCGGACTTGCGCAACACCCGGTCCTTGTCGTCACCGAAGCGGGTCGAGGCGAACCACAGAGCCCCGTCCTGCTCATAGGCCAGCCCCCGGGTTAAAAGGTCG is part of the Deltaproteobacteria bacterium genome and harbors:
- a CDS encoding arginine--tRNA ligase, which produces MRAESYVNRRLKGLIDELGLTWTDRIQIAPPKDARFGDVATNAAMILAPEARCQPRILAERIAERVRAEWEEIDRIETAGPGFLNFAFKPVFWQALVPTVLAEDRDFGRIDFGRGRKVQVEYVSANPTGPLHIGHGRGAAVGDALTRILRRTGHEVDTEYYLNDAGRQMRILGLSVWTRYRQQAGQNIPFPEDGYQGGYVGDIAGSIREAHGDGLLDWEEAKAQDFCREWAMRVILDGIREDLRVFRAEHQVWFSEQSLLDSGRVRQTLDDLLTRGLAYEQDGALWFASTRFGDDKDRVLRKSDGSLTYFASDIAYHADKVDRGFDFMVDIWGADHHGYVPRMKAAMQALGRSPESLGVILVQLVNLLRGGEQVAMSTRSGEFETLADVCAEVGVDAARFIFLSRRSDSHLDFDLDKVKEQSMDNPVYYVQYAYARICSLLAKAGERRPTLEALPDSVLSRLGTDEDLALLKQMDRFEDALVQAATGLSPHHVAYYLQGLAGLLHRYYTVHHILSGEDEELVQARLGLLTAVRAVLRNGLDLLGVQAPETM